A single genomic interval of Eleutherodactylus coqui strain aEleCoq1 chromosome 3, aEleCoq1.hap1, whole genome shotgun sequence harbors:
- the ASB14 gene encoding ankyrin repeat and SOCS box protein 14, with translation MDLSAFSDDLDDDIAAQYVIHQSLQEVYKKDSIVEANENSSSFSMSSEHDKIVAAIRVGDEKTLTKLCVHHSAFLEADDRGWTPLHEAAAQRDKTILEITFKSTDSSVWEQETLKGETPLFVAVDHCRLDNVSFMLSNSCDPDAKNHAEDSLLVIATRHGSYDIAALLLRHNANVMLACADNRIALHEAAKLGRKDITGLLLRGGANPDYASNFGFTPLALAAQNGHTDVMELLIQKGASVMAQASDSASILFEAAAAGNPDSVSLLLEYGADANIPKHSGHLPIHRAAYRGHLLALRMLIPVTDLSAIKRSGISPVHSAAAGGHPECLDLLLRSGFDVNFMLAQRVRKGYDDERKSALYFAVSNSDISSAKLLLDAGALPNQDPVNCLQVALRMGNYELVNLLLRHGANVNYVSKINPLHFPSALQYALKDEVMLRMLMNYGYNVYKCFECPHGNNVHSILGYEGWTSTIIKDTMFCEVITLTWLRHLSGNVVRVMLDYVDRVEFCSKLKDTLTKQKLWPEIHSISTNPRTLKHLCRLKIRKCMGRLHLRCPVFMSFLPLPNRLKDYILYKEYDLYGQGNLGRTW, from the exons ATGGATTTGTCTGCATTCAGTGATGATCTAGATGACGATATTGCGGCTCAGTATGTTATACATCAAAGCCTTCAAGAGGTCTACAAAAAGGATTCCATTGTGGAAGCCAATGAAAACAGCAG CTCCTTCTCCATGAGTTCCGAACATGATAAGATTGTAGCAGCCATTCGGGTTG GTGATGAAAAGACGTTAACAAAGTTGTGTGTCCACCATTCTGCATTTTTGGAGGCTGATGATCGAGGCTGGACTCCGCTTCATGAGGCAGCAGCTCAAAGAGATAAAACCATTTTGGAAATAACATTCAAAT CTACTGATTCTAGTGTTTGGGAGCAGGAGACCCTGAAAGGTGAAACCCCCTTGTTTGTGGCTGTTGACCACTGCAGACTGGACAATGTCAGCTTCATGCTGTCAAACAGCTGTGACCCTGATGCCAAAAACCATGCAGAAGATTCTCTACTTGTTATAG CAACACGTCATGGGAGTTACGATATAGCAGCATTATTACTGCGCCATAACGCGAATGTAATGTTAGCATGTGCTGACAACAGGATTGCTCTCCATGAGGCGGCAAAACTGGGGCGCAAAGACATTACGGGTCTATTACTTCGTGGAGGAGCTAACCCCGACTATGCCAGTAACTTTGGGTTTACTCCGCTGGCTCTGGCTGCACAGAATGGACATACTGATGTGATGGAGTTACTCATCCAAAAAG GAGCCTCTGTTATGGCACAAGCATCAGACTCTGCATCAATTCTGTTTGAAGCCGCTGCCGCCGGTAACCCTGATTCTGTATCTCTGCTCTTGGAATATGGAGCAGATGCTAATATACCAAAACACTCTGGTCATTTACCTATACACAGGGCTGCTTACCGAGGGCATCTTTT GGCTCTACGGATGTTGATCCCGGTTACTGATCTTTCTGCGATCAAAAGAAGTGGCATCAGTCCAGTTCACTCTGCAGCTGCCGGCGGACACCCCGAGTGCCTGGATCTTCTCCTCAGATCGGGTTTTGATGTAAATTTCATGCTGGCTCAAAGAGTTCGCAAAGGATATGATGATGAAAGAAAGTCAGCTTTGTACTTTGCAGTTTCCAACAGTGATATTTCGTCAGCTAAGCTCCTCCTAGATGCGGGCGCTCTTCCCAACCAAGACCCAGTTAACTGCTTGCAAGTAGCTTTAAGAATGGGAAATTATGAACTTGTTAATTTGCTGCTGCGGCATGGGGCCAATGTCAACTACGTCAGCAAAATCAACCCTTTGCACTTCCCTTCGGCTCTGCAGTATGCTCTTAAGGATGAGGTCATGCTAAGGATGCTAATGAACTATGGATACAATGTATATAAGTGTTTTGAGTGTCCTCATGGAAATAATGTACATTCTATACTTGGCTATGAAGGATGGACTTCCACAATAATCAAAGATACTATG TTCTGTGAAGTTATCACTCTGACGTGGCTTCGGCACCTCTCTGGGAATGTTGTTCGGGTTATGCTGGACTACGTTGACCGTGTGGAGTTTTGCTCTAAGCTTAAAGACACACTTACAAAGCAGAAGCTCTGGCCTGAAATTCACTCCATATCAA CTAATCCACGCACGCTAAAACACCTGTGTCGTCTAAAGATCCGAAAGTGTATGGGAAGGCTTCACCTGCGTTGCCCGGTTTTTATGTCATTTCTCCCCTTGCCTAACCGCTTAAAAGATTACATCCTGTACAAGGAATATGATCTGTATGGACAAGGGAATTTGGGACGGACTTGGTAA